From the genome of Nitrosopumilus sp.:
GAGTTTTATCAAAACGTCATTTAAGTATATATCAAAATTTATTATCCAACAAAAAATACGGTGCTAATTCTGGTGAACATTTTTAGGTGCGGTCAACAAAACAACGTTACAATGGGTATTACACAGATTTCAGATGCAAAGTCGTGGGAAACAAATGTGATAAATTCAAACATCCCTGTATTTGTAGACTTTTGGGCCGAATGGTGTGGTCCATGTAGAATGGTAGGTCCAGTTGTCGAAGAATTAGCAAATGACTATGATGGCAAAGTTAAATTTGTCAAGGTTAATGTTGATGAAGCCAATGAATTGGCATCAAAATACAACGTCTTTAGTATTCCAACCTTAATTCTTCTTAACAAAGGAGAAATAGTTAGTCAGCAAGTGGGTGCTGCTTCTAAAGAGTCATACAAAAATATGATTGATAGAGCACTTGCATAAATTCTAAACACATTTTCCTTATTTTTTGATCCTAAAGTAATTAATATTACAAAAATGGAGACTGATTATGTCATTTGGTGAAGTAGATACCCTCAACATGTTGTTTGATAAGCTTTCTAGCTTGTTTGATGAATCTCAAGGATACTATGAATCATTCTTGGATACTAACAACATGTACAAAAAAGGCCTTCTTAGTGACAAAGAATTCTTCCAAAAATTAGGTGATTATACTGTAGCCTACTCTGCATTAGAATTTCTAGCAATCAAAGTAATATTTGAAATGAAAAAATCATTAGGAACCGGTTCTGGAACTACACAGTCTCCTGGCTTAATGCCTGGAATGGGGAATCCTGGAATGATGGCTGGTGGCATGGGAGCGCCACCAAGAGCAGGTACTGCACAAAATCCTGTAGGTGGAGGACCTCCAGGAATTGTTTCTGCTAAAGAAGCATTTGGAGACGTTGGAACTTTACCATCGCCTGATCCATCTTTAATGCCTAGACAAACTGCTCAACAAAGTGGAAATGGATGCTCGTCGTGTGGTGCTGCTTTAAGACCTAATGCAAAGTTTTGTACAAAGTGTGGCGCTAAAGCATAATCTAGTAAATAAAAAATATTTCTCTTAATCTTGTGTTGTACCACATTCAGGACAGAATTTTGCTGTTGCTGAAAGACTTGTACCGCATTCAGAACAAAAATTACCATCTGTTCTTTGCTCATTGTATGCATTTCCAACTACTGCAGAACTTCTAACCGCACCAGATGGTTCGTATTTGTCATCGTCAATTAACACAGGTTGAAAGTCCTGCTCTGTTAGGTATGTCATCATTCTTGGAATTCCTTCTCCCTTATTTTTTGGATCTGGAACTGAATCTCCTAACCAAAATGCAAATCTCATAAGAGTTAATTCTGGAGTAGAAAATGCTAACGTATGTTTTGACATATAATCTTGTGCGGCTTTTTTACCATCAAAAACTTCCATGTTTGATGTATTTTTTATTTATGTATAATAGTTTCTGGGGTTTCTTAGATATCATTCACGATAAATCAGAAACATCCTCCATTATGTAGGCCATTATAGGCCAAAATTTGATAATATAGTTTCATTTTTCATATTGTTGTAATGTGATGATATTTATTTTTGATGGATTATAAGAAGTGGTTATTTCCCACTGGTTCTTGATGATCTATTACATTCTACAATATGTAAAATCTTGATAATTTCTAGATGACCAAGAAATACACGTTTCTTTAATATGAGAGATCTGTGATTCGAAGTATGGATAAAACAGATAAATTTTTAATTACATCTAATGTCTCAAAATCCAGATTATCTTATCCAAAAATAATAGGAATTATACTGCTGGGGATTTTGTTGTTGGGTGTAAGTATTCTTGTCCTTAACGAAAAACTCCCAGTAATTTGTCCATTAACACAAGATTTGATAAATAATGATCTTTCTAAAAGAAATTATGCTGGATGTAGTATAGTGTTTGCTACTATTGATAGAGTGAATTTGGCTGAAACAAATCTGTCTAATGCTAATCTTACTGGAACTTATATTGTAAGCTCTGATCTTCGTAAGATTGATTTGTCATATTCTATTCTAAATGGAGTAACAATTACAAATTCGTTTCTTGGAGATGCAAATATGACTAAAATTCTTCTTGCAGGCGCTCATTTAGGAGGTGTGACTCTTACTAAATCTGAAATTAGTGAAGGAGATCTAAGGGGTATAGATCTAACCGGAGGAGACTTATCTTACACCGATCTTTCTGGCGCCGATATGCGTGGAGCAGATTTGAGAGGTGCAAATCTCACGGAATCTAATCTGTCAAACACTGATTTGACAGGATCTAATATCTCAGGAGGACACATGTTGAACTCTAATCTTAATAATGCTGATCTTAGAGATGTAAATTTTTCAGGTGCGAATCTATCTTATACCGATCTTTCTGGCGCCGATATGCGTGGAGCAGATTTGAGAGGTGCAAATCTCACGGAATCTAATCTGTCAAACACTAATCTTACTGGTGTGGATTTTTCAGGTGCGAACCTATCCAATGTTAATCTTAATAATACTGATCTTACAGGTGCAATATTATATTGTTTAAATCATGAAATGTGCAAATAATCTTTTAGTTGCATATCTGCTTTGGTGATTTTTTAGACATCTCTGAGTGCATTAGTTGGAGATTACCAATTGGTTGGATTGAAGTGATAAATTATTTTTTGATAATTATGTAATGCTAATCAATTATCATAAAATGAAATTAATTTTGACATCATAATTAGTAGATTTTTGGAAAAATGGACCGGGAGGGAATTGAACCCTCGACATCCTCGTTGCGAACGAGGCATTATACCACTAAACCACCGGCCCTCAAACACCTCTCTAAGTTACGCTTTTATTCATTTTCTCTATTTATGATGAAAACCAGAATAAATCATCAATCAAAAATACCATGACTAATAATCAAAATCTTATCTTAACGCATAATATACTGCAAAGCATAAAATTCTTTAGATGATATATGATACTATAATTACTGATTCACATGTCGTTCTCCCACGAGGAATAGTTGATAAAAACATCCTAATTTGTGAGGGAAAAATTGTTGGATTAACAAATGATACTCCTTCATGTGATCATAAAATTAATGGTAATGGATTAGTTTGCATCCCTGGCCCAATCGACACCCATGTTCACTATGGTGTTTATTCACCCATTAACGAAGCCGCAAAAACTGAGTCTCATGCTGCAGCTATAGGAGGAATAACTACCATGATGAGAATGCTCAGACTAAAAGACTCTTTTTCTAGCTCATTGCAAGCTCAACTTGATGCAGCATCAAAAAATCATTATGTTGATTATGCAATTCATGCTTCTATTTTCAATACACAACATATTAACGAGATGAATTACTGTGTTGCAAAAGGAATAACATCGTTTAAAATTTACATGAATCTTGGTGGTGAAGTTGGACATGTTTACATGGATATGCCTCCAAACTCTTCAAATCTTGTTGCAGCTCATGTAAATATCACTGATGACATAGTTAAGCAAACAGTAAAAGCTGCCGCTTCACTTGGTTGTCCTGTTTTGGTTCATGCAGAAGACTATGAATCATGTGGGTGTGGAATTAAAACTGCAAAAGAAAAAAATAAGGATGGATTGTCATCTTGGTCTGAAAGTCGTTCCCCTGAATTTGAGGCAAAAGCAATTAAAACTGTTTCAAAGTTTGGAAGATATTACAATTGTGTAATTTACTTTGTTCATATTGGCTCAGAGCGTGCATTGTTGCAAATTGAGGAGGAGAAAAAACTTGGAACAAAAATTTTTGTAGAAACATGTCCTCATTATCTAACACTATCTTATGAAAAGCAAAAAGGATATCTTGCTAAGGTCATGCCTCCGATAAGAACAGAAAATGATCGTAAGGCAATCTGGTCTGCTTTATCTAAGAATCTTATTGATACAATAGGCACAGATCATGTGGCAAATCAACTTAAACTCAAGCTAAGTGGAAATGATGTATGGAGTGCATTAGCTGGATTTCCTGGAATTGGAACAGTACTTCCAATATTGCTTAATGATGGGATTAATCAAAATAAGATTTCACTTGAACAGTTAGTTAGATTTACTAGCAAAAATGCGGCTCAAATTTTTGGAATGTATCCACAAAAAGGAACACTAGAAAAACATTCTGATGCAGACATTACTATGATAGATTTGAAAAAAGAAAAACAAGTAACTTCTGATCTATTTGGAGGCTTTTCTGATTATATTGTGTATGAAGGAAGAAATCTAAAAGGGTGGCCTGTAAAAACAATTGTAAGAGGAGAGATAGTAGCAGAAGACTTTGAAGTTATTGGAAAGCTTGGTTATGGTAAACTAGTTGAGCGAACAATTAATTCTTAATCAAGATAAATTATTTTTTTAAACACAAGTAGATTTGATTTTTTGCGATTATTTTTTTTATGATTATGTAGGTAACTATGACACATCTATTATGAGTAAACACTCTAACGCTTAACGCAATAATAGATGATGAAGATTTACGTCAACCAATGATTGATTTGATGCTAAACATCAAGATTTTATGAATGCTATTAAACATATCAATCCTGAAATAGAATACTAGTATTTAATATCTAAAATAAATGGCAATTTTTCCTCTAGTAAAGTTAAAAGAAAAAGTAATTGTTTTCTATTTTAGATATTAAATAAATTTTATTGCGCAATAACCTACAACTGATTGTGTATTGCCTGATATATCACCACTTGTTGCATAACTGAGTAGTTCTCCTTTTGTTGCCCCCAGATTTTTACATGCAATCATTACTGATGCAATTGCACCATAACCACATGCAGTAACTCTTTTCTCTCTTAACACTTGATAGAATCTATCCACATCCATTTCTAATATTGGCTCTATCAATGCTTTGTCTTGCTGATGGGCAAAGGAATTTTCTTCATAATGAGTAAAATCAGACGACGCAATAATAATTGTATTTTTCCTTTTTGCAATTTCAGATACTGCATTTCCAACATCTATCGCAATATTCATATGTTGAGCTCGTAAAATTATTGGAATAATTTGAAAATTACTAGAAAGTATTTTCTGTAGCATTGGGATTTGTACTTCTAAACTATGATCTTGGGAATGAGAATACTCATCAATTTTTATAAATTTTGATATTTTTGAAACTTGTTTTGCTAACTCTGAATCCACTTGAACCATTCCCAATGGAGTCTTCCACTGTGCATCAACCATTGTAGCTACATCTTTCCCGATGCCAAAATGATTTGGTCCAATAATAATTACGATCTCTGGATTCTGAGATGAAATTGATTTGTACGAGTAACATGCAGTTGGACCTGAATAGACATATCCTGCATGGGGACAAATTATTCCAAATATTCTCTCATCTGATAATATGGATTTACTGCCAGGTCCATATTTGTGATCCATGCAATTCTTTATCATATTTTCCAAATCTTCCTTTCTTCCAGGATAAAACTGACCTGCAACAACTGGTTCTCTGATCATCGATTTGTTTTACACATTATTTTATAAAAAATCATCAGATGATTCTCTGATAATATTTCCGTTTGGTGACTCTTCTTTAAAAATTA
Proteins encoded in this window:
- the trxA gene encoding thioredoxin, with the protein product MNIFRCGQQNNVTMGITQISDAKSWETNVINSNIPVFVDFWAEWCGPCRMVGPVVEELANDYDGKVKFVKVNVDEANELASKYNVFSIPTLILLNKGEIVSQQVGAASKESYKNMIDRALA
- a CDS encoding zinc ribbon domain-containing protein produces the protein MSFGEVDTLNMLFDKLSSLFDESQGYYESFLDTNNMYKKGLLSDKEFFQKLGDYTVAYSALEFLAIKVIFEMKKSLGTGSGTTQSPGLMPGMGNPGMMAGGMGAPPRAGTAQNPVGGGPPGIVSAKEAFGDVGTLPSPDPSLMPRQTAQQSGNGCSSCGAALRPNAKFCTKCGAKA
- a CDS encoding zinc ribbon domain-containing protein — its product is MEVFDGKKAAQDYMSKHTLAFSTPELTLMRFAFWLGDSVPDPKNKGEGIPRMMTYLTEQDFQPVLIDDDKYEPSGAVRSSAVVGNAYNEQRTDGNFCSECGTSLSATAKFCPECGTTQD
- a CDS encoding pentapeptide repeat-containing protein, which encodes MDKTDKFLITSNVSKSRLSYPKIIGIILLGILLLGVSILVLNEKLPVICPLTQDLINNDLSKRNYAGCSIVFATIDRVNLAETNLSNANLTGTYIVSSDLRKIDLSYSILNGVTITNSFLGDANMTKILLAGAHLGGVTLTKSEISEGDLRGIDLTGGDLSYTDLSGADMRGADLRGANLTESNLSNTDLTGSNISGGHMLNSNLNNADLRDVNFSGANLSYTDLSGADMRGADLRGANLTESNLSNTNLTGVDFSGANLSNVNLNNTDLTGAILYCLNHEMCK
- a CDS encoding dihydroorotase family protein, with protein sequence MIYDTIITDSHVVLPRGIVDKNILICEGKIVGLTNDTPSCDHKINGNGLVCIPGPIDTHVHYGVYSPINEAAKTESHAAAIGGITTMMRMLRLKDSFSSSLQAQLDAASKNHYVDYAIHASIFNTQHINEMNYCVAKGITSFKIYMNLGGEVGHVYMDMPPNSSNLVAAHVNITDDIVKQTVKAAASLGCPVLVHAEDYESCGCGIKTAKEKNKDGLSSWSESRSPEFEAKAIKTVSKFGRYYNCVIYFVHIGSERALLQIEEEKKLGTKIFVETCPHYLTLSYEKQKGYLAKVMPPIRTENDRKAIWSALSKNLIDTIGTDHVANQLKLKLSGNDVWSALAGFPGIGTVLPILLNDGINQNKISLEQLVRFTSKNAAQIFGMYPQKGTLEKHSDADITMIDLKKEKQVTSDLFGGFSDYIVYEGRNLKGWPVKTIVRGEIVAEDFEVIGKLGYGKLVERTINS
- a CDS encoding MEMO1 family protein, which encodes MIREPVVAGQFYPGRKEDLENMIKNCMDHKYGPGSKSILSDERIFGIICPHAGYVYSGPTACYSYKSISSQNPEIVIIIGPNHFGIGKDVATMVDAQWKTPLGMVQVDSELAKQVSKISKFIKIDEYSHSQDHSLEVQIPMLQKILSSNFQIIPIILRAQHMNIAIDVGNAVSEIAKRKNTIIIASSDFTHYEENSFAHQQDKALIEPILEMDVDRFYQVLREKRVTACGYGAIASVMIACKNLGATKGELLSYATSGDISGNTQSVVGYCAIKFI